The Apium graveolens cultivar Ventura chromosome 10, ASM990537v1, whole genome shotgun sequence nucleotide sequence CTCCTCCTCATTCACACTACACTGATCCAAATGATTTGAAACCAAACTAACTGATTGCGAAAATCGAGAAGCCATCAAATCGCCTAATGCCATCCAACCCAACTTAATTCACTCTCTCCTACCAAATCAATCATTCAATTCAACTTAATTCAACCTTTCCCTAACCGAACCTTCATCATAAACATCAATCATAAACTCTACCTCTACCAATCGGAAAAATCGGAACTTTTCGAGTCAATTCGAGTAAAGAAACAGAGGTTTATGCTTAACTACAGCTCAATTGAAGTATAGATACAGATAGTTAtagttgtgtgtgtatatatagttGAAGTGTATGTATATGTATGAGCTCTGGAAACCCTAAACGAAACCCTAGGTGTGTGTggatgatgaagaagagaagaGAGACTCGaaaatgtgttatgtgctatatgtatGCACTATGCAATAGTGTATCTATGTATTTTATTGTTTCCTTTTTAGCTTTATAGTTAGCTCAAAttaatctttttaattattttttgatagTATCAAAATACAATTTCATTTACTGGATATTGAAAAGCAATAATATTATAATTtcaataatattataattttttagaTGTATTTATCAAAAATTTAATAAagtttaatttaaaatatttttaataaaatttaatttattattgtGATTATCATTTAAAGTATGAACATTTATATAAATTTGACTATGTGATATAATTATAATGTGACGTGAGTTGGTTACATTTTGTTTTTTAATagataatttaatttttttaattaacaAAGTGATAGGTTGTGTCATTGGTAAGTGTCAAGGAGGCCGGTAAATGTTGTAAATTTATATGTGTTTTAGAATTTTAAGCTAAAAGAAATGGAGTATGGGAATTATAAATATGGAGTTTTTGGTAaaatattttagatttttttAAGGAGACATCCAATGTTGTTGAGTAGAAAGTCACAATTGTCTTGCTTTTAATAAGTTACAAGTGGTAATAGCTTGATTTTATTTTTATCTAATTGGGGAAAGTGTATCTTTTCaaaataaatgaaaaatatgtTAACACAATTTTATGTAATCAAACTTAAACTACGTTATTAAAAAAGGAAATTAGCTTAATGGATTCTATTAGTTGTGCACTTGTGCTCATTAACCATGGAAATTAGagataaaataaaaataatttctttttcatttcaaactctttagTTTTCTTTTTCTCAAAAGTTGATCACTCcctaaaattttagaaaatattttcagcatcttatattattattttaattgagtaaacaaaattttaaacaattttttcaaaaaaaaaactggATCCAAATAGTGGTGCtcattaaatttaaatattttccCTAAATGTATTTTCAAATATGAACATAGTTTTTCTTAATAAATTGTGAATATGaatatatttgtataaatataatttaaaagtTAATAGAAGATACCTGTTTTTATACTCCATAACTTTGGGGGAGAGCATGTGACGCCATAAAATATACTTTTACCACTTGGTGTTGGTAACCAATAACCATACATTGAACTTGAACATGGTGTGTCATCAATTTTATCACAAAAATAACAAAAGTAACAAGGTCGATACATCAATAAGCAAAAATCTAATAACACATGTTGAATTCATGGATTCAAAATCATGTATTATTGATTTGAGCTACCAAAAGCTCAAAGTTCTAAAGCATACCCACCATATAAAAGTCTGCCACTTTATTCTCCATTTGTGATACAGAATATACACAAAAATATGACAAATATGTGGGTTATAATTAGTATATGGCAGATTACACATTTAACCTACGGATACTTCTTTATGTTGTGCTCTTTTTGAAGTCTCGTGTCCAATGAAATTCAAATGCTACCACATCAGACACCACACTGGAAGATGGGAATGGGACAACAATTACATTTTATTGTCACATTCCACTCTTTTGCTTATGTTACTGCAATTTCACAACTTTTTATAAAAAGATTGATCTTCACATGCCTGGCAGTGGCATCCGTAACTTGGCCTGGGAGGACTGACTGGAGTAGCACTGAAAAATGTCCTAAATTCTGTTAAGCCCATGAAATCAGCAAGCCCCTGTCCTCGTTATGACCACTTTgtttgttgaggttaattctGTACTGGAACTGGTTCCAGGTGTGCTTTTCGACAAATGTGAATCATACAAAAGCTGTTGCATGATAATATGACAAAACTGGAATGCACAATATGAGGTTTTTCTGAGTAGATATCGAACCAAACCAGAAACCCacaaatttataataaaaaagcTGAGAGTTTGTGAACATCATGGGAATACAATGAAACATTCTCAAATTACCGCATAAGAGAACATTCTACAAAATTGTGTCCGTCACTGCTAATGTAAATAAACAATTCAGCTCCCCAAACAGAATTTTTCTATATGTTTGTCGACCAGATTTTCTATTAAAGAGTAAGTAGTCAAGAGTCTCATAAGAGAACTCTTAATATTTAAGTCAGCTGCAGTCAGCATCATGGCAATACTACCTTGATATGTATTAGAAATGAACCAGGCTAAAACACTAGTTTGCTGCACTGATAACGTAGAGAATATAACTGTCACAAAAAAACGCTTTGGAGCTTCAACTTTTTCTGGTTCACTATCAGGGATTTTAGTTCTCGATAATTGAGAAACCAACATCTCGTTCACCCTACTCTTCAACTGTGTACCATTGGGAATTTTTTAAGATAGTACAAcaatataaatttttcaaaaagTACTCTCAGAAAACTAGCTTTGGCTTGAGCATTTCATGTGCCTAAAAGTTTTTATCAcatcaaaaattaaaataaaaaatgcaTTGCCAACTATAGGACCAACTGGTGCATCCTCACCATTATATACCAAAACATAGACCAACTGCTCGATCTGTTCAAAAGGAACATTCCCTTGACTAAATTCTGTTGTGTTTAGTTGAACACTAAAGTTGCAGTGTTTTATTCGAATAGTTTTTCGTTTCAGATTAGATATCTAGCTATCTTTCAGGGAAGATACCTTTTTCTATTTTATAGGTAGATTTACATATCAGGTTGGTGCTTTTTAGCAGTATAAAATTGCTCCCCCTCCTTCCATATACACTTCTGACATATCACATAAATAGCTTACAAACTAAAAAAGGGGCTCATAATATATTTTTAGCCAGAACATTTTCATTGTATCAATGATGTTTAGGAGAATTTTATTTCCAACCTAGAAGCCTAGAACAATTGTGGGATGCAAAAATATCTCCAGGACTTCATGACATCATAAATACAAACTATTTAAAGCTGTAAGATTTAAAGTATACAAACCTCGTCAATCCCCGCTTCACTCATTACTGATACATGCAAGGATCCATCAGGTCCCGTTTTCCGGTATCTAGCCAGCTCAGTATTGTAAGATTAAAAATTTCACATTGGCATAAATCAGTATGATGCTAGGCCAGGCTGATTTAATCTCCACTTGATTTAGACACCCTAGGTTCATATACTTATAACAGTTCAGATTTGTACACTTTAGAGTTTAGACCAGACTTATCAACCATCTGATGCCAGGCCTGGCTGATTTAATCTCCACTTGATTTAGGCACCTTAGGAGTATATACTTATAACAGGTCGGATTTGTACACTTCAGACTAGACTTATCCATCATACACATGAAGAATATATGTAACTAAATTTGCATCAGATTTTAGGTTGTAAAAAAATCTATTGCAAAGGACATGGAAAAAAGATACCTGATCAGAAGGTGAGGTCCCGCATTCTCTTGACAGATCATGAACATACAGTACATCAGTTAGCAAATAAGAGAGGACGGCAAGCGTCAACTGCTGACGCTTGCAAATAGATTTATACAAGTCACTGAAATATATACAAGTCCTCTCTCGCCTAGAGGAAATGTCTACCATCTCGCCTCCTCAAGATACCAGGTGTATCTGTCACCTGCAGTCATAAAACATTTAGATAGCAAAAGGGTAATACGGATTAAATGAGTTCTGCATAATATATAATGTACCTGAAAATTCTGGTATGTTAAATGAATATGATTCATTAAAATTCCTCTAGTAGTGAAAGGGTAGTTGCAGATCTGTGCACCATGGGGAAGAAGAGAAGACTCAGTTGACCGTTATATAAGAGCACAATGAGGGCAGAAAATGGTGGATACAACCATAGAATATTGGAGGATATATAATCTAAGTAGTTTCAGGAAGataaaaacaaatttaaaaacttCTATCACTTGAACTAAAAGACATTACACCTGAATTTTACAAATCTCTAACAAAGCAAACATATCATTCTTCTAGGATTTTTTTTTTATGGTGGAAATATTGTGGGGAGGCTACATGTATTCAAAATCAAATGAGAATCGCTGTCTTCTCGTTTCGATATTTTAAAACTGAGACAACACCACAAATTTTTAGTATCTATGCCTACCCGCCGAAAGTGCCCTGTACCATAGTATTTGTAAGGTTAATTGAATACATATGATCAAAACATATAACATTCCAGGAGAGTTTCATTGGGATAACATCAGAGATTTCAGGAGAGGAATCTATATACAAGTCAATGAAATGATGAATGCTAAGATTTATACGTTATAAATATAATTAACATATCACTGACTTCACCTAACCCTAATATCGGTAAACTAAATCCTAGATGTTGTTATAGACCTTGCATCTTCTTTATAATTGTGTTTCCGTAAAAACGCTAAATGCACTTGATAACTAAATTTAGGTGTTGTATAACGAGTGTAGTTACGATTAAGCATTTAGTAGGGATGCCCAAAACTACAATCAGAATGAGCAGGCCTAATTAGTTGGGAAAATAAAATTACATAATGTAGTAAAATGTAAGAGCCAAGTAGAAAGAACATATTGACAAATAGAAATGTAAAGTATAAAATAATAATGAATGAAACCTGAAGAGATTGAAAAAAGGTGGAAGAGGAATGTTGAAGATGACGAGCGAAGCGAATAGCAGCAGAGTCAGTAGATTGAACGATACTACGAGACAGATCGAAATCCTTTTTCATCTCCGCCGCCACAGTTTTCATCAATCGGTTGATATTCCGGAACTCAAAAAACCCAAagtttatattgtgtgtgttTTTATAATGTGAAGATGCTTAGTGAAGATGTTTTCGCAAGGAGCAACAAAGAGGGAAAGATTGATAGATTATGTTCAGCTCAGCAACTTATTGCAAAAACATGTATAATTTCCGGTATTGCAAATCTGCTGCTAAAGAGTAAAGACAGATACTGTAATTAACATTTTCAAGATTTGTACCGTCACTAGGACCACATTAGAAGCAACGTATCAATTTGCAATTTCACAATAAAACAGTAACTTCACTTATTGCTCAAAGGTACCTGTATATATCAGTAGAGTACTACATCAAATAAATAAGTTTGCTTCCATCAACATTTGGAAGTAAATTATGCAGGCCAACAATGAAATATGTTGAAACCAAAATATCAACTAAACAATACTGATCTTAGTGAAGTGATGTTTTAGATCAGATGAGGAAAAAATAAGTTGTTTGACACAACTATCAATCACCGTAAATTCAAAACCCAATTGAGAAAACATTACTTCACAGTGACAATCTTGATCACGGAAGCAGTTCCAACACGATGTAGGGCCACCACAGCATCTCCTTCCTTGCAAAGACCTTTTGTCTTTGCATGTTGCAAAGCAAATTCTAGTGCTTCTTCAGTGGACTCTGCATGAGAAGCCCTAGCAGATCCTGCACACAGCACAGGAACTAACCCCCTGAAAATAAGGCTGTGCCTTGCTGGAGATTCGTCACTGCATGTCCAGTCAAAGGAATCGGTCTCAATCTCAGGCACCACCACAGATAGAATAGGCATTCCAGGTCTGTATTTTGCCACCAACTTGGCTGTACTTCCTCCTCTGGTGAGAACCAATATAAGAACTGCCCTCGAGGCATTAGCTGTTCGAACAGCAGAGGAAGCCAAGCTTTCCAATGGGCTCATAGGCACAGGGGCATTTGCTGTGATCCTCTTAAAGACATCAGCATAGTCAATTGTGCTTTCTGCCTCTACACAAATCTTGGCCATTGTTGCTACTGCGAGTTCAGGATAGGCCCCAGCTGCTGTTTCCCCACTAAGCATCACACAGTCTGTGCCATCAAGAACTGCGTTGGCAACATCAGTAGCTTCTGCTCGAGTAGGCCTGGGAGATTTAATCATCGActccaacatctgtgttgctgTCACTACAGGCTTACCTTGGATGTTGCATTTGTAGACCATCACCTTCTGAGCTAAGAATATTTTTTCAATTGGAATTTCCATACCCAGGTCACCACGTGCAACCATAAAAGCATCGGAGTTGGCTAAAATTTCATCAAAGTTAGCCACTCCTTCTTGATTTTCAACCTAGTAAGAGGTCATAAGCATAAATTAGATATTAACCGGGTAGTAATAGAACAGAAAGGGGTTTAAGAATATAACAAAAGACTTTCGCAGTGTTCCCCAATCaatgaaagaaaagaaaagaacaaaGAATGTGAAATTCTCTTCTCTCTCTAGTGGGAAGAAGATTTTAgggacatatatatatataaagatttTCCTTCCATATCTTTAAAgatcttttcttttcttcctAAAAAAATCTTTTTCGGAACTAGTTGAAGAAGTCAAATCTTCACCTTTCCTTTCCTTTCAGAAAAAAGTTTCTGGAACACGGTGTTAAAGATCTCTTGTTATAGTTTTCTACCAACACCGTAGTAAGGATTAGTCACGTGATGGCATTCACCACTTTTATCAAGAAATGTTTTCAGTATTTATTCAACAAATCAAGAGAAAAAGTGATGTCAAATCAAGCTGCAACATCTATTAATATTTCCGCATTCAGAAATATATATCTCATAAACTAAGAAGTTTGCATGAAAGGAAGCAGAATTCCATATGGTTCAAGTTCCCCTAATTTTCACATGGTGATCTctataaaagcttatttcattgcagtACTTCATTTATCTTAGAGAAGAAGGAACAGACCTTAGACATGAGAAGTATATTTTTGGCATGTTCACCAAGCAATTTTCGAACCTCCACTAGGTCTGAACCTTTACGGACAAAAGACAACGCGATCATATCAATTTTATTTGGGACACCCCATTGTAATATATCTTCCTTGTCTTTCTCTGTCAAAGTTGGGAGATCTACGATTACACCGGGTAGATTGACATTCTTTCTCTCACCAAGAACTGCAGTATTCTCACAGCGACATTGAACCGTTCCATTTTCTACGTCACATGACAGAACAGTAAATGATATGGTGCCATCAGCACAGAGTATCACACTGTCTGGCTTCACGTCCTCAGCTAACTTTTTGTAACTCATACAAATCATTTTTTCATCACCCTTAATGCTATAATCAGTTGAGATGGTGATCTCTTGGCCTTGCTTCAGTTGAACTGGCTTTCCATCTTTTAAAAACCCTGTCCGTATCTCTGGACCCTGAGACATAACACATTAAACTAGTTTAACATTCCAGTAGAAAATGGTCCGGTTCACCCTTAATCAAAAAAGGAAGAATTCTATACAATATAGTATCAAGTAGAAATCATACACCAGCAGACCAGAAGTGAGGAAAATTCACACATAAATTTGAATCAAAGTTGTTTTGAGGTTGATTAAAAAGCTTTTTAAATTAAAGGAAACAACACATGGAACCTCGGCATAAGTCAGTTTGTAAATACTAGCCATTTTTATGTTACCTATAATTACATTTAGGTTTTTCCCTCTCGACAAAATATATGTAGTTGTTTatgataaaaaaaaatgaaactgAATCAGTGTTACATCTAGTGTCTTGACAGGACCATGTTTATTAAAAAGATAGAATCTGAAAGAGTCTCACGTATAGGTGTCTAGCCAGAACGGTGATTAGAATGCTTAAAAATTTATTTCCAGAACCATGATTAGAATGATTAAAAATGTCTTTCCAGAACCGTGATTAGAATGATTAAAAATGTCTCAAGTCCCACTATTTTTGTTTAAAGAAAAAACAAGCACGTTTCGGTCAACATAACGATCTGAGGAGATTGTATTAAATTCTCTCATATCTAATTCAGTCACCGATATAACCAGAGAATGTCCCTTATATCAGACACAAAATAAACATCCTAATTTAAGTTTAGAGCAAAGAcagatacatatatatatatatggcaagagAATCAAATATACAATGAACAATAAACATATATAGATAGATATATACATTCATAGACGTAAGCACAGATAACAGGTATTATACACAAAATTTACATAATACAACCAAATGCTCATGCGCAAACAAACACGCACATTAGTGGAAGTATATAACTCGTTCAATTTAAACCACGGTTGTCGGGTCGATAAGTTGTCTCCAGTCTATAGAGGTCCAGCTTGTTGacaaattattaataatttatttaaaatataaataaacaTATCTTGTTTCCATTAGGAGGTGCACACATAACATAAATACGCTGACtatacaaatatataaactgAGTAAATTTAGTTGTAATCAAAGAAAACATACATACACAAAGATATGATTAGCATGTCGATTGTTGCAGATGTTGAGTAGGTTTTTagaattttttgaattaaaattttgGTTGAATTTTGTAGTGATCGACAATTCATGAGTGGACCTCAGTAGTTGAGTTTATCAAACCGACAAGTTGAGCCCCATGACAACAAATACAAGCAAACAAAACAAATACAGAAACATGTATTATGTGTGATGGAATCCGATTGGATAAATGAGTTAGCGTGATTAAAATAATTTGCGATCGGGGGATGGGATGAAAAGAATACCTTGGTATCGAGCATAACAGCGCAGAGAATACCAGTATTATCCATAGCGGCCTTGAGATTGTCGAGAGTTTCCTGATGATAATCATGAGATCCGTGAGAGAAATTGAATCGAGCGACGTTCATACCGGCTCTGAGAAGCTTCTCGGCCATGGGAATGGAACGAGAAGCGGGACCTAGCGTACAAACAATCTTGGTCTTAGGCCGATTCTCCATGACTCACTGATCTGATCGGAGAAagggagggggagggggagggggaTATTAAAATGATGGAAAATGGGAAGGAACAAACAAATAACTAACACTTGTTTAGTGAGTAGGGCTAGGCGGCCAATATCATATTTGTTGTATCGTGTCATTTTCCATTTTCTCATTTTCTGTCCCATTATTGCCTTcctttttattattaattattattactcCTAATCACTAATCCTAATATTACTAACTAATCATCAATCAATCATCATCGATCAAtcatcatcaatatatatatcaatataaaGGATGATATGTGTGAGCTTACGTGCTGCTCTAAAATCGTCTGAatctatttttctaattttttcaGAGCTAAAGATTTTTTAATAGTACAAAATAAGTTGAAATAGAATTCTAATTTATACATATTTCTATAGTGCTTCTAATTTTTACCGAACtttagatttttttatttttacagaGCTTATATTTTAATAGTACAAAGTGAGTTGAAATACAATTCTACAACTCAAACAGTTTTCTAATTCTTAGTACAAAATAAGTagaaatataattataatttacaCAATTTACAAATTACAAAGCACGTGTTCTAATTTTACACACACAAGCGTTGTTCTAACTCTACCACAAAACGTAAAGGAAATCTCCAATATTGAATCACCATCAACATACTTCTTCTAATTTTTACCGAGCTTTAGATTTTTTTTTTACGGAGTTTTAGATATTTTAATAGTACAAATTAAGTTGAAATACAATTTTATAACTCAAATGGTGTTTTAATTCTTAGTACATAATAAGTagaaatataattataatttacaCAATTTACAAATTACAAAGCACGTGTTCTAATTTACACACACAAGCGTTGTTTTAACTCTACCACAAAACGCTTAGAGCAAGTAGAAGTACAAATCTCATAACCCTACGGTTTCATCTGAAATCACTATATAAGAT carries:
- the LOC141689686 gene encoding pyruvate kinase, cytosolic isozyme, with the protein product MENRPKTKIVCTLGPASRSIPMAEKLLRAGMNVARFNFSHGSHDYHQETLDNLKAAMDNTGILCAVMLDTKGPEIRTGFLKDGKPVQLKQGQEITISTDYSIKGDEKMICMSYKKLAEDVKPDSVILCADGTISFTVLSCDVENGTVQCRCENTAVLGERKNVNLPGVIVDLPTLTEKDKEDILQWGVPNKIDMIALSFVRKGSDLVEVRKLLGEHAKNILLMSKVENQEGVANFDEILANSDAFMVARGDLGMEIPIEKIFLAQKVMVYKCNIQGKPVVTATQMLESMIKSPRPTRAEATDVANAVLDGTDCVMLSGETAAGAYPELAVATMAKICVEAESTIDYADVFKRITANAPVPMSPLESLASSAVRTANASRAVLILVLTRGGSTAKLVAKYRPGMPILSVVVPEIETDSFDWTCSDESPARHSLIFRGLVPVLCAGSARASHAESTEEALEFALQHAKTKGLCKEGDAVVALHRVGTASVIKIVTVK